One genomic window of Boudabousia tangfeifanii includes the following:
- the rpsR gene encoding 30S ribosomal protein S18, whose amino-acid sequence MAKQQLRNKPIKKKANPLKSAKIENIDYKDTALLRKFISDRGKIRARRVTGVSVQEQRKLARAIKNAREMALLPYSTTGR is encoded by the coding sequence ATGGCGAAGCAGCAACTTCGCAATAAGCCGATTAAGAAAAAGGCGAATCCGCTGAAGTCGGCCAAGATTGAAAACATCGACTACAAAGACACCGCATTGCTACGTAAGTTCATCTCGGACCGTGGCAAGATCCGCGCTCGTCGCGTTACCGGTGTGTCTGTACAGGAACAGCGCAAGCTAGCCCGTGCAATCAAGAACGCACGTGAAATGGCTTTGTTGCCTTACTCGACCACTGGCCGCTGA
- the rplI gene encoding 50S ribosomal protein L9: MKLILTHDVEHLGAAGDVVEVKDGYGRNYLVPRKLAVKWTKGAGAQLEQMAAARRKREIASIDDARAVRDTLNDAQLRIARKATEAGRLFGAVSTAEIADAVKEQLGQTIDRRKVVVASPIKAIGHYQVTVNLHSDVTANLKIQVVNA; encoded by the coding sequence ATGAAACTCATTCTGACTCACGACGTGGAACACTTGGGCGCTGCCGGCGACGTAGTTGAGGTCAAGGACGGTTACGGTCGTAACTACCTAGTTCCTCGCAAGCTCGCTGTTAAGTGGACCAAGGGTGCTGGCGCACAGCTCGAACAGATGGCTGCCGCTCGTCGCAAGCGTGAAATCGCTTCGATCGACGATGCTCGCGCCGTCCGCGACACCCTCAACGATGCTCAGCTCCGCATTGCCCGCAAGGCAACCGAAGCTGGCCGTCTATTCGGTGCCGTTTCGACCGCTGAAATCGCTGATGCCGTTAAGGAACAGCTCGGTCAGACCATCGACCGCCGCAAGGTTGTCGTGGCTAGCCCGATCAAGGCTATCGGCCACTACCAGGTGACCGTTAACTTGCACTCGGACGTTACCGCTAACCTCAAGATCCAGGTCGTTAACGCCTGA
- a CDS encoding transglycosylase domain-containing protein — protein sequence MSNTNSQQQNLNVPPPPPPSRRAVNAQKEAKAPKPRRPWYQRLGFIFLWLLFFGIIFAGIVFIASYVMIKVPEVDDAVRSQRTTVFYSDGTSEIGSLSEIDRTIIDTNQIPKYVGQAVVASEDRTFFENNGVDVKGIVRALINNLQGKPRQGASTLTQQYVENYYTGDEGGYVGKYREAILALKINQNQTKQEILNNYLNTIYFGRNSYGIEAAAQAYFGKSAKDLSISEAALIAGIIPAPSKWDPAKNLEQAQKRWKRVISLMAEDHWITEAQANEAVFPKFLENTSRARRAGNSGYLLDQVSKELVNAGIKESDLATAGYQIFTTIDKPRQEEMARTVMDMPEGHAPNLHVAMIAVDNKTGSIVAEYPGSNYGESQRNRVTEDTLNAGSTFKVFGLLSALENGKTIYSRVSGSSPASFKNYPGYHPTNFGGISFGMVTLRKATEYSINTAFLRMNNLIGPEKTKEMAIRMGIPENTPGLDNYLPNVLGTASVHPIDLARAYATLGNYGQQPTIHMVREVKNSSGDVVYTGPTSTKEVIDPQVAKNALVAMRDVVESGSGEKARLGNGWQVAGKTGTSQDNRSALFAGITPKWTTVVGLYQVGPGGTQEEITPFGGYKEITGGSIPAEMWHTFMADALGEEEGQKFEKPDSWNSNLKVKPRGESEKADEKSDQKQQDNDDEDEPAPKKPEPKEEKSEDQQPAPAPAPAPKDEQKAPSEPAPKEPVKEEPKAPEQPKSEPQKPSVQSGKNAKTGEQKSNKQPATEPQKPSVQSGKNAKTGDDPKKP from the coding sequence GTGTCTAATACGAACAGTCAACAGCAGAACCTAAATGTGCCACCACCTCCGCCGCCTTCGCGCCGCGCGGTTAATGCCCAGAAGGAGGCTAAGGCTCCAAAGCCGCGCCGTCCTTGGTATCAGCGTTTAGGTTTCATTTTCCTTTGGCTACTGTTCTTTGGCATCATCTTTGCTGGCATTGTTTTCATTGCCAGTTACGTGATGATTAAGGTGCCCGAGGTCGATGATGCGGTTCGTTCGCAACGTACCACGGTCTTTTATTCGGACGGTACGTCTGAAATCGGTTCACTTTCAGAAATTGACCGCACGATTATTGATACGAACCAGATTCCCAAGTATGTGGGTCAGGCAGTAGTAGCCAGTGAAGACCGTACTTTCTTTGAAAATAACGGTGTCGATGTTAAGGGCATTGTGCGTGCGTTGATTAACAACTTGCAGGGCAAGCCTCGCCAGGGTGCTTCAACTTTGACCCAGCAGTACGTGGAAAACTATTACACGGGTGACGAGGGCGGTTACGTCGGTAAGTATCGTGAAGCTATTTTGGCTTTGAAGATTAATCAGAATCAGACTAAGCAAGAGATTCTGAACAATTACTTGAATACGATTTATTTTGGTCGTAATTCCTATGGCATTGAAGCTGCTGCTCAAGCTTATTTTGGCAAGAGCGCGAAGGATCTTTCGATCAGTGAAGCTGCTTTGATTGCTGGCATTATCCCAGCACCTTCTAAGTGGGATCCAGCTAAGAATCTGGAACAAGCACAGAAGCGTTGGAAGCGCGTTATCAGCTTGATGGCGGAAGATCACTGGATTACCGAAGCACAAGCAAATGAGGCAGTATTTCCTAAGTTCCTAGAAAATACTAGTCGTGCTCGTCGTGCTGGCAACTCTGGTTACCTGCTCGATCAGGTTTCTAAGGAACTGGTAAATGCCGGGATTAAAGAGTCCGATCTAGCGACTGCTGGCTATCAGATCTTCACCACGATTGATAAGCCACGCCAAGAAGAAATGGCCCGTACCGTCATGGATATGCCGGAAGGTCATGCTCCAAACTTGCATGTGGCGATGATTGCGGTCGATAACAAGACCGGTTCGATTGTGGCCGAGTATCCAGGTTCGAACTATGGCGAGTCGCAGCGAAACCGCGTCACTGAAGACACTTTGAATGCGGGTTCAACCTTTAAGGTGTTTGGCCTTTTGTCTGCCTTGGAGAACGGTAAAACGATTTACTCGCGAGTTTCGGGTTCCTCCCCGGCCTCGTTCAAAAACTACCCGGGCTATCACCCGACTAACTTCGGGGGCATTTCCTTCGGGATGGTGACTTTGCGTAAGGCCACCGAGTATTCGATTAACACTGCGTTCTTGCGCATGAACAATCTGATTGGCCCAGAAAAGACCAAGGAAATGGCAATCCGGATGGGAATTCCGGAAAATACTCCAGGTTTGGATAACTATCTTCCAAACGTGCTTGGTACCGCCTCGGTGCACCCAATCGATTTGGCTCGTGCTTACGCGACTTTGGGTAACTATGGTCAGCAGCCAACTATCCATATGGTGCGGGAAGTGAAAAATTCTTCGGGCGACGTGGTTTACACTGGCCCAACTTCGACCAAGGAAGTGATTGACCCACAGGTGGCCAAGAACGCCCTCGTCGCCATGCGCGATGTGGTCGAGTCTGGTTCGGGTGAAAAGGCTCGTTTAGGTAATGGCTGGCAGGTGGCTGGTAAGACCGGTACCTCGCAGGATAACCGTTCGGCTTTGTTTGCTGGGATTACTCCTAAGTGGACTACTGTGGTGGGCTTGTACCAGGTTGGTCCAGGTGGCACTCAGGAAGAGATCACTCCATTTGGTGGTTATAAGGAAATCACCGGTGGTTCGATTCCTGCTGAAATGTGGCACACCTTCATGGCCGATGCTTTGGGTGAAGAAGAGGGGCAAAAGTTCGAGAAGCCTGATTCGTGGAACTCGAATTTGAAGGTTAAGCCGCGTGGTGAGAGCGAGAAGGCGGACGAGAAGTCCGACCAGAAGCAGCAGGATAATGATGACGAGGACGAGCCCGCTCCGAAGAAGCCTGAGCCTAAGGAAGAGAAGTCTGAGGATCAGCAACCTGCTCCCGCCCCTGCACCAGCCCCTAAGGATGAGCAGAAGGCACCTAGCGAGCCAGCCCCAAAGGAGCCGGTGAAGGAGGAGCCTAAGGCACCTGAGCAGCCTAAATCTGAGCCGCAGAAGCCTTCTGTGCAGTCTGGGAAGAACGCTAAGACGGGCGAACAGAAGTCGAACAAGCAGCCGGCTACTGAGCCGCAGAAACCTTCAGTCCAGTCGGGCAAGAATGCCAAGACGGGTGACGATCCGAAGAAGCCCTAG
- a CDS encoding CCA tRNA nucleotidyltransferase gives MTANTEPRNEALLLLNAQQALSHLPAPIAELGQIFKDAGYELALVGGPVRDAALGKVPHDFDLTTNARPEETEKLLRQWGNVWDVGRDFGTIGAARGDLVVEITTYRTEEYDSSSRKPVVAYGDTLAGDLTRRDFTVNAMAVRLPEMVWEDPCGGLPDLAAGILRTPVSPQQSFDDDPLRIMRAARFASTLGFSVAEDVREAMVELAPRLEIVSAERIRTELEKLICGDHPRVGLELMVETKVADIVLPELSELTETKDEHNRHKDVYTHTLKVIEQAIALETDEDGPVPGPDFILRFAALMHDVGKPQTRAFEPDGTVTFHHHDIVGARMARQRMRALKFPKDTIKAVSHLVALHLRFHGYGEQAWTDSAVRRYVADAGSQLERLHRLTRADVTTGNVKKAKRLQRAYDELEARIVKLAEQEELAAIRPDLDGDQIMEILDLKPGRMVGQARAFLLDRRLERGPVEPEVAKAELLAWWKEQSQTA, from the coding sequence ATGACTGCAAACACCGAACCGCGAAATGAAGCCTTGCTATTGCTAAATGCCCAGCAAGCGCTCTCCCATTTACCCGCTCCAATCGCTGAATTGGGGCAAATTTTCAAGGATGCTGGCTATGAACTAGCGCTCGTGGGAGGTCCGGTTAGGGACGCCGCCCTCGGGAAAGTTCCTCATGATTTTGACCTGACAACTAACGCTCGGCCAGAAGAAACTGAGAAATTATTACGCCAATGGGGGAATGTTTGGGACGTAGGTCGGGATTTTGGCACTATCGGTGCTGCCCGCGGCGATTTAGTGGTGGAAATCACTACTTATCGGACTGAGGAGTATGATTCCTCTTCTCGCAAACCCGTCGTTGCTTATGGCGATACTTTGGCTGGCGATCTGACTCGTCGTGACTTCACCGTTAATGCTATGGCGGTTCGCCTCCCGGAAATGGTGTGGGAAGATCCCTGTGGTGGTTTGCCAGATTTGGCTGCCGGGATTTTGCGTACCCCAGTTTCTCCCCAGCAGTCTTTTGATGATGATCCTTTGCGAATTATGCGAGCTGCTCGTTTTGCTTCGACTTTAGGCTTCTCGGTGGCCGAGGACGTGCGAGAAGCGATGGTGGAGCTCGCCCCTCGTCTGGAAATTGTTTCTGCCGAACGAATTCGCACGGAACTAGAAAAGCTGATTTGTGGCGACCATCCTCGAGTCGGTTTGGAGTTAATGGTTGAAACCAAAGTGGCCGATATTGTTCTTCCAGAGTTGTCTGAGTTGACAGAAACTAAAGATGAGCATAATCGCCACAAGGATGTTTACACTCATACTTTGAAAGTTATCGAGCAGGCAATTGCGCTCGAAACTGACGAGGACGGACCGGTGCCAGGTCCCGATTTCATTCTTCGTTTCGCCGCCCTGATGCACGATGTGGGTAAGCCTCAGACACGAGCTTTTGAACCTGATGGCACCGTTACTTTCCATCATCATGACATTGTTGGGGCCCGCATGGCACGCCAGCGGATGCGTGCTTTGAAGTTCCCCAAGGACACGATTAAGGCTGTCAGCCATTTGGTAGCTTTGCATTTGCGCTTCCACGGATATGGAGAACAGGCCTGGACCGATAGTGCGGTGCGCCGCTATGTCGCAGATGCCGGTTCCCAGTTGGAACGTTTGCATCGCTTGACTCGTGCCGACGTGACCACCGGTAATGTCAAAAAGGCGAAGCGTTTGCAGCGCGCCTATGATGAACTCGAAGCACGAATCGTGAAGCTCGCTGAGCAGGAAGAATTGGCCGCAATCCGCCCAGATCTTGATGGTGACCAGATTATGGAAATCCTCGATCTCAAGCCTGGTCGCATGGTCGGTCAAGCTCGTGCTTTCTTACTAGATCGCCGTTTAGAGCGTGGCCCTGTAGAGCCAGAGGTGGCTAAAGCGGAACTTTTGGCGTGGTGGAAAGAACAGTCACAAACCGCTTGA
- a CDS encoding NUDIX hydrolase, with protein sequence MVNQNSLRNLANSRPHTQRTPVVDETSAGGLVVALVDGEPSAAVIARRNRLGNIEWCLPKGHLEGAETAREAAVREVQEETGILGRVITHLASIDYWFAGNGKRVHKVVHHYLLEAISGNLTVEGDPDQEAEDVAWIPLTVITNRLAYPNERRVVTIARQLLQLED encoded by the coding sequence ATGGTGAACCAAAATTCCCTGCGAAACCTAGCGAATTCGCGTCCTCACACCCAACGCACGCCGGTTGTGGATGAGACGAGTGCTGGTGGTCTAGTGGTGGCTTTGGTCGATGGTGAACCTAGCGCCGCAGTAATCGCTCGTAGAAACCGTCTGGGCAATATTGAGTGGTGTCTACCTAAAGGTCACCTAGAAGGCGCTGAGACAGCCCGTGAGGCAGCTGTGCGTGAGGTTCAGGAAGAGACTGGCATCCTTGGTCGCGTAATCACTCATCTAGCCTCTATTGATTATTGGTTTGCCGGTAACGGTAAGCGCGTCCACAAGGTGGTACACCATTATTTGTTGGAAGCGATTTCGGGAAATCTGACTGTCGAGGGCGATCCCGATCAAGAAGCCGAGGACGTTGCCTGGATTCCTCTGACGGTTATTACTAACCGTTTGGCCTACCCAAATGAGCGTCGGGTAGTAACCATTGCCCGCCAATTGTTGCAGTTGGAGGACTGA